In the Mycolicibacterium chubuense NBB4 genome, one interval contains:
- the istB gene encoding IS21-like element helper ATPase IstB — translation MTPTPRTPKTTATTTAEEAPSAAASRYQQLRSHLAELKLAAAAEALPAVLDQASAEGVSLTVALERLLAVEVEASTARRLAGRLRFACLPTPATLADFDVDAAAGIDRKLIDELGTCRYLESATNILLIGPPGTGKTHLSVGLARAAAHAGYRTYFTTAADLAARCHRAAIEGRWATTMRFYAGPTLLVIDELGYLPLPAEAASALFQVVSQRYLKTSIVITTNRGVGAWGDILGDTTVAAAMLDRLLHRSVVINLDGESYRLRDHQAAAETLRRTTTGNRQQLH, via the coding sequence CCACGCACCCCGAAGACCACCGCCACAACCACCGCCGAGGAGGCACCGTCGGCAGCCGCAAGCCGCTATCAACAGCTGCGCTCGCATCTGGCCGAGCTCAAACTGGCTGCCGCCGCCGAAGCCTTACCCGCCGTCTTGGACCAAGCCAGCGCCGAAGGAGTCTCGCTCACCGTCGCCTTGGAGCGACTGCTGGCCGTCGAAGTCGAGGCCAGCACCGCGCGCCGCCTGGCGGGCCGGCTGCGGTTCGCCTGCCTGCCCACCCCGGCTACCCTCGCAGATTTCGATGTCGATGCCGCCGCCGGGATCGACCGCAAGCTCATCGATGAGTTGGGCACCTGTCGCTACCTGGAATCGGCGACCAACATCTTGCTCATCGGCCCACCGGGCACGGGCAAGACACACCTCTCGGTGGGATTGGCCAGAGCCGCCGCGCACGCCGGCTACCGGACCTACTTCACCACCGCCGCCGATCTGGCCGCCCGCTGCCACCGCGCCGCGATCGAAGGACGCTGGGCCACCACCATGCGCTTCTACGCCGGCCCAACACTGCTGGTGATCGACGAACTGGGCTACCTACCGCTACCGGCCGAGGCCGCATCGGCACTGTTTCAGGTTGTCTCCCAACGATATTTGAAGACCAGCATCGTCATCACCACCAACCGCGGGGTGGGTGCTTGGGGCGACATCCTCGGCGACACCACCGTCGCCGCCGCCATGCTCGACCGCCTGCTGCACCGCTCCGTGGTCATCAACCTCGACGGCGAGTCCTACCGCCTACGCGACCACCAAGCAGCCGCCGAAACCCTGCGCCGAACCACCACCGGCAACCGCCAACAACTACACTGA
- a CDS encoding Abi family protein encodes MEAHELPLEELISPARYQRYRAAARGDAARAARLYIWNCELSAAYWPSIALVEVAIRNAIDIQLCSHIGVTREHGWHAEILADHPRIHLTDKEREKIKKSLEAFDRKHNPPEQPRTAEPTGGDIVSDLSLGFWVSLVGEGIPRRHANVYDYFQKLWRPFLYKAFPHYGPDGRSSPGPLRNDLRTFELLRNRIAHHEHIFTLNHVHNLDNIIDIAGYINPDLADYIRSNQQVTAVTSRYSNYVLQRPL; translated from the coding sequence ATGGAAGCCCACGAACTCCCGCTGGAAGAGCTGATCTCCCCCGCACGCTACCAACGCTACCGAGCGGCCGCCCGCGGCGACGCAGCACGTGCCGCGCGGCTCTACATATGGAACTGCGAACTTTCCGCGGCTTACTGGCCGTCGATCGCCCTCGTCGAAGTCGCAATCCGAAACGCAATCGACATCCAGCTCTGCTCGCACATCGGCGTCACACGCGAACACGGGTGGCATGCCGAAATCCTCGCCGACCACCCGCGAATTCACCTCACCGACAAAGAACGCGAAAAAATCAAGAAGTCACTCGAAGCCTTTGACCGCAAGCACAACCCGCCCGAGCAGCCCCGCACGGCCGAACCCACCGGCGGCGATATCGTCAGCGATCTCAGCCTCGGATTCTGGGTGTCCCTCGTCGGAGAAGGCATCCCTCGCCGGCATGCCAACGTCTATGACTACTTTCAAAAGCTTTGGCGGCCCTTCCTTTACAAAGCTTTCCCACACTACGGACCAGACGGCCGGAGCTCGCCAGGCCCACTGCGCAACGACCTGCGTACCTTCGAACTACTCCGCAACCGGATAGCCCACCACGAGCACATTTTCACCCTCAACCACGTCCACAACCTCGACAACATCATCGACATTGCCGGGTACATCAACCCAGACCTAGCGGACTACATCCGCAGTAACCAGCAGGTCACAGCGGTAACCAGCCGATACAGCAATTATGTTCTTCAGCGACCGCTTTAA
- a CDS encoding MEDS domain-containing protein — protein sequence MFESVELTDFGIARLSGRQDTTRGLVMGSPAYTAPELLHGQPPTIASDVYGLGATLFTALAGRPAFARRRGEELVSQLLRIGTEPIPAVLHKDVPDSVCAVIEQAMARDPADRPDAAAALGAALRHAGADLGLTVPDIPLPLAWDEDETPLRKGGEPLPTAAYLRHEPSGLGSVPVQSLQRPVALGLPGVQIAPGDHLCAFYRGLAERDEILIPYLREGLRSGDKCICVVDATDPETVLAALTDDLDLTTLLTNRTLDVQRARDSYLREDGFSTDAMLDFLDNAVGGALAQGFEFARSVGELTWSLQDMPGVDEFVGYESELNRFLPRYPQVILCLYDLDHFSGEILMDVLKTHPKVLVGGMLVANPYYLDPDEFLAARQ from the coding sequence GTGTTTGAGTCGGTTGAACTCACCGATTTCGGAATCGCCCGGCTCTCCGGACGGCAGGACACCACTCGTGGCCTGGTGATGGGATCTCCCGCCTACACCGCACCCGAACTGCTTCACGGGCAGCCACCTACCATCGCCTCGGATGTCTATGGCCTCGGTGCCACCTTGTTCACCGCCTTGGCCGGTCGCCCCGCTTTCGCCCGCCGCCGCGGCGAGGAACTGGTGTCGCAACTGCTGCGGATCGGCACCGAACCGATCCCCGCCGTTCTCCACAAAGATGTCCCGGACAGTGTGTGCGCGGTCATCGAACAGGCAATGGCACGCGACCCTGCAGACCGCCCCGACGCGGCCGCGGCGCTGGGTGCGGCACTACGTCACGCCGGCGCGGACCTCGGTCTCACCGTCCCCGACATCCCCCTGCCCCTCGCGTGGGACGAAGACGAGACGCCGCTGCGAAAGGGCGGCGAACCACTGCCCACCGCGGCGTACCTTCGCCACGAGCCTTCAGGCCTTGGAAGCGTGCCCGTCCAGTCGTTGCAGCGCCCGGTGGCTCTCGGACTGCCTGGCGTCCAGATCGCGCCGGGAGATCATCTGTGCGCGTTCTATCGCGGCCTCGCCGAACGCGACGAGATCCTCATCCCGTATCTGCGCGAGGGCCTGCGCAGCGGCGACAAGTGCATCTGCGTGGTGGACGCGACCGACCCCGAGACCGTGCTGGCGGCCCTCACCGACGACCTGGATCTGACCACCTTGTTGACCAACCGAACCCTCGACGTTCAGCGAGCGCGCGATAGCTATCTGCGCGAAGACGGGTTCTCCACCGACGCCATGCTCGACTTCTTGGACAACGCAGTGGGCGGGGCACTCGCGCAGGGCTTCGAATTCGCCAGGTCCGTCGGCGAGTTGACCTGGTCGCTGCAGGACATGCCCGGCGTCGACGAGTTCGTGGGGTACGAATCGGAGCTCAACCGGTTCCTGCCGCGCTATCCCCAGGTGATCTTGTGCCTCTACGACTTAGACCACTTCAGCGGCGAGATCTTGATGGACGTGCTCAAGACACACCCGAAGGTGCTGGTCGGCGGCATGCTGGTCGCCAACCCGTACTACCTCGACCCCGACGAGTTCCTCGCGGCAAGGCAGTAG